In Rhodamnia argentea isolate NSW1041297 chromosome 11, ASM2092103v1, whole genome shotgun sequence, one genomic interval encodes:
- the LOC115727177 gene encoding protein FEZ — translation MAEKSDAEKVDDVMLPGFRFHPTDEELVGFYLKRKIQQRSLPIELIKQVDIYKYDPWDLPKLASTGEKEWYFYCPRDRKYRNSARPNRVTGSGFWKATGTDRPIYSSDGTKCIGLKKSLVFYRGRAAKGMKTDWMMHEFRLPSFADSAPPKKFLDKNIPPNDSWAICRIFKKTNSMAQRALSHSWITQIPEHIGLDPLGDGAQYSQFGSENISCTTETGSATQHPTSAGFNSLDVQSYRPMLYPPVSKASTLTISNSDFPSTLVFSPLDMPPGPAKCAADTSPMLMCPALMGGDVNQGSESISFEGSHQFSGFSIGLPQEMQGNAGGEEEAAGLKKNHGMLHVNSQWPVTTRSMGFPFSLPSNMPWDSPPCPSEMSTAFSTNKCYN, via the exons atggcggagAAGAGTGATGCAGAGAAGGTGGATGACGTGATGTTGCCTGGGTTCAGGTTCCATCCCACTGATGAAGAGCTCGTCGGGTTCTACCTCAAGAGGAAGATTCAGCAGAGGTCGCTCCCCATTGAGCTCATCAAGCAAGTTGACATCTACAAATATGATCCTTGGGATCTTCCAA AATTGGCAAGTACTGGAGAGAAAGAGTGGTACTTCTACTGCCCCCGAGACCGCAAATACAGGAACAGCGCACGTCCGAACAGAGTCACAGGTTCCGGGTTCTGGAAGGCGACCGGGACCGACCGGCCTATCTACTCCTCCGACGGAACCAAGTGCATCGGCCTCAAGAAGTCCCTCGTGTTCTACAGAGGCCGAGCCGCCAAAGGCATGAAAACCGACTGGATGATGCACGAGTTCCGCCTCCCTTCCTTTGCTGACTCCGCTCCTCCCAAGAAGTTCTTGGACAAGAACATCCCCCCTAAT GACTCATGGGCTATCTGTAGGATATTCAAGAAAACCAATTCCATGGCACAAAGAGCTCTATCACACTCCTGGATCACTCAAATACCCGAACATATCGGGTTGGATCCGCTCGGCGACGGTGCGCAGTACTCTCAGTTTGGCTCGGAGAACATTTCCTGCACCACAGAGACTGGATCAGCCACCCAGCATCCAACTTCTGCTGGCTTCAACTCCTTGGATGTTCAATCATACAGGCCCATGTTATACCCGCCGGTCTCTAAAGCCTCCACTCTCACAATCTCAAACAGCGACTTCCCCAGCACCCTCGTCTTCTCGCCCCTTGATATGCCGCCAGGACCTGCCAAGTGTGCAGCCGACACATCCCCAATGCTCATGTGCCCTGCCTTGATGGGCGGAGACGTCAACCAGGGGTCGGAGAGCATAAGCTTCGAGGGGTCACATCAATTCAGTGGCTTCTCAATAGGTCTTCCCCAGGAGATGCAAGGAAACGCCGGGGGTGAAGAGGAGGCGGCAGGACTGAAGAAGAATCACGGTATGCTCCATGTGAATAGCCAGTGGCCAGTGACCACGCGATCAATGGGCTTCCCCTTCAGCTTGCCTTCAAACATGCCCTGGGACTCACCTCCATGTCCTAGCGAGATGTCCACGGCTTTCTCGACGAACAAATGCTACAATTGA